Proteins encoded in a region of the Vicia villosa cultivar HV-30 ecotype Madison, WI linkage group LG5, Vvil1.0, whole genome shotgun sequence genome:
- the LOC131607776 gene encoding uncharacterized protein LOC131607776 isoform X1, whose translation MSTKSSWMTLKFRGVVDVIRASRFQLSHGGGFKRNTPIVTVSKVGNSYWMQPGIQFFSTKRNTSTHANRLKNDEAQPEAPDSKIFAFTSWVKWVLCSLLSFMLPFWRQNWAKLQRIEEEAEFVIEEAEKVAEVIEKVAEEAEKVSENIAEKLPEDAKLKKAALVVENVSKQVAHDAQITEQFIHKIEEVADDIEDLESFVEPVIDKIVKKKDTGKNSC comes from the exons ATGTCAACAAAAAGCTCATGGATGACTCTGAAATTCAGAGGTGTTGTTGATGTGATTCGTGCTAGCAGATTCCAACTAAGCCATGGTGGTGGATTCAAAAGAAACACTCCAATTGTGACAGTATCTAAGGTTGGAAATAGTTATTGGATGCAACCTGGTATACAATTCTTCAGCACCAAAAGAAACACAAGCACTCACGCAAATAG ATTAAAGAATGATGAGGCTCAACCTGAAGCTCCGGATTCTAAAATTTTCGCCTTTACTTCATG GGTTAAATGGgttttgtgttctttactttcttTCATGCTACCTTTCTGGAGACAAAATTGGGCAAAACTACAAAGAATAGAAG AAGAGGCAGAGTTTGTGATTGAAGAGGCTGAAAAAGTTGCAGAAGTAATAGAAAAAGTGGCTGAAGAAGCAGAGAAGGTAAGTGAAAACATAGCAGAAAAGCTTCCAGAGGATGCAAAGTTAAAGAAAGCAGCATTGGTTGTTGAAAATGTATCAAAACAAGTTGCCCATGATGCACAGATAACagaacagttcatacacaag ATTGAAGAAGTTGCTGATGACATTGAAGATTTAGAATCATTTGTGGAACCAGTAATTGACAAGATCGTAAAGAAAAAAGATACTGGAAAGAATTCTTgttaa
- the LOC131607776 gene encoding uncharacterized protein LOC131607776 isoform X2, with the protein MSTKSSWMTLKFRGVVDVIRASRFQLSHGGGFKRNTPIVTVSKVGNSYWMQPGIQFFSTKRNTSTHANRVKWVLCSLLSFMLPFWRQNWAKLQRIEEEAEFVIEEAEKVAEVIEKVAEEAEKVSENIAEKLPEDAKLKKAALVVENVSKQVAHDAQITEQFIHKIEEVADDIEDLESFVEPVIDKIVKKKDTGKNSC; encoded by the exons ATGTCAACAAAAAGCTCATGGATGACTCTGAAATTCAGAGGTGTTGTTGATGTGATTCGTGCTAGCAGATTCCAACTAAGCCATGGTGGTGGATTCAAAAGAAACACTCCAATTGTGACAGTATCTAAGGTTGGAAATAGTTATTGGATGCAACCTGGTATACAATTCTTCAGCACCAAAAGAAACACAAGCACTCACGCAAATAG GGTTAAATGGgttttgtgttctttactttcttTCATGCTACCTTTCTGGAGACAAAATTGGGCAAAACTACAAAGAATAGAAG AAGAGGCAGAGTTTGTGATTGAAGAGGCTGAAAAAGTTGCAGAAGTAATAGAAAAAGTGGCTGAAGAAGCAGAGAAGGTAAGTGAAAACATAGCAGAAAAGCTTCCAGAGGATGCAAAGTTAAAGAAAGCAGCATTGGTTGTTGAAAATGTATCAAAACAAGTTGCCCATGATGCACAGATAACagaacagttcatacacaag ATTGAAGAAGTTGCTGATGACATTGAAGATTTAGAATCATTTGTGGAACCAGTAATTGACAAGATCGTAAAGAAAAAAGATACTGGAAAGAATTCTTgttaa
- the LOC131603177 gene encoding 2-oxoglutarate-dependent dioxygenase 19-like, which yields MASSVPPEVTKKSKNRKTSFKSVKALSESPDFNSIPSSYKFTTSPHDRNEIVAEPDDNDPIPVIDYSLLATGTPDQRTKTIHDIGKACEEWGFFMLINHFVSKSLVEKMVDQVFAFFNLREEEKQEYAGKDVLDPIRYGTSFNASEDRVLFWRDFVKIIVHPEFHSPIKPSGFRETSEEYSRRTWKLGKELLKGISESLGLELNYLNRKMNLDSGLQMLAANFYPPCPQPELAMGMPPHSDHGLLNLLIQNGVSGLQVLHKGKWINVSSTSNCFLVLVSDHLEIMSNGKYKSVVHRATVSKGATRMSLATVIAPSLETVVEPASELLDSESNPAAYVGMKHIDYMELQRSNQLYGKSVLNKVKI from the exons ATGGCTTCATCAGTTCCTCCTGAAGTtaccaaaaaatccaaaaatagaaAAACTAGTTTCAAAAGTGTGAAAGCATTATCAGAATCACCAGATTTCAACTCTATTCCATCCTCATACAAATTCACCACCAGCCCACATGACAGAAATGAAATAGTAGCAGAACCAGATGACAATGATCCAATTCCAGTTATTGATTATTCCCTCCTTGCCACCGGTACACCTGATCAACGGACCAAAACTATTCATGACATAGGCAAGGCTTGTGAAGAGTGGGGGTTCTTCATGCTAAttaatcactttgtttcaaaGAGCCTCGTGGAGAAAATGGTTGATCAAGTTTTTGCTTTCTTTAATCTTAGAGAGGAAGAGAAACAAGAGTATGCAGGTAAGGATGTACTCGATCCAATAAGGTATGGAACCAGCTTCAATGCTTCAGAGGATAGAGTCTTGTTCTGGAGAGATTTCGTTAAAATCATCGTTCACCCCGAATTTCACTCACCGATCAAGCCTTCCGGATTCAG GGAAACATCTGAAGAGTATAGTAGAAGAACATGGAAATTAGGAAAGGAACTActgaaaggaatatcagaaagcTTAGGATTGGAACTCAActatttaaacagaaaaatgaATCTAGATTCTGGTTTACAAATGTTGGCAGCAAATTTTTATCCTCCTTGTCCTCAACCGGAACTTGCAATGGGAATGCCCCCGCATTCTGATCACGGCCTCTTGAACCTACTTATACAGAACGGAGTTAGTGGGCTTCAAGTTCTTCACAAGGGCAAGTGGATCAATGTCAGCTCCACTTCAAACTGTTTCTTGGTCCTTGTGTCTGATCATCTTGAG ATTATGAGCAATGGCAAGTACAAAAGTGTAGTACATAGAGCAACTGTGAGCAAAGGAGCTACTAGAATGTCGCTGGCAACGGTTATTGCACCATCGTTGGAGACTGTGGTTGAACCAGCTTCAGAGCTACTAGACAGTGAAAGCAATCCAGCAGCATATGTTGGGATGAAACACATAGATTACATGGAACTTCAACGAAGCAACCAGCTTTATGGGAAGTCTGTGCTTAACAAAGTGAaaatctga
- the LOC131607777 gene encoding classical arabinogalactan protein 1-like, which produces MASHTALLILMATLLVASTVAQAPASSPTRSPVASPPKSSQSPSPAVSPSVPVNNAPSPSPSVVNSPPSPPLSPAATPAVTPSAISSPSEAPSPSQNSAALNRFTVAGSAAVVLFAAALMM; this is translated from the coding sequence ATGGCCTCGCACACAGCTCTGTTGATTCTTATGGCTACACTGTTGGTTGCTTCCACCGTCGCTCAAGCTCCAGCCTCATCTCCGACCAGATCGCCGGTTGCATCTCCACCTAAGTCTTCCCAGTCTCCGTCTCCAGCGGTTTCTCCTTCTGTGCCTGTGAACAATGCTCCTTCCCCTTCTCCTTCCGTCGTCAACTCTCCACCTTCTCCTCCTCTTTCTCCCGCCGCCACTCCTGCTGTCACTCCATCAGCGATCTCTTCACCATCTGAAGCACCATCACCTTCCCAAAACAGCGCCGCTTTGAACAGATTCACCGTCGCCGGATCTGCCGCTGTCGTGCTTTTCGCTGCTGCTTTGATGATGTAG
- the LOC131603178 gene encoding E3 ubiquitin-protein ligase RING1-like, which translates to MGLHHRKLITCEVLCHDDVEPCSTDCYSVLPPPPPSNNSKHKTTTYLIISFSIVAAIFIVLCCYAIYVKFFSHRNSSRRRTLLTRQQTEHGFAVDEQHDDGSVVDHPIWYIRTPGLQQAVINAITVVKFKKGEGLIDGSDCSVCLSEFEEDENLRLLPKCNHAFHLPCIDTWLGSHTSCPMCRAPIVVDPLRIPSMEPNVFVESSRIEDSENNGEHGIGIEDSVVDDDQLRNGEEEEEEEDEEVEENESSRLEMVNVQPRRSVSFDSSSAAKINLALSNKQEVGEVNEQIVSKRVGGNGNMGNMHSAPSSMDRSRSFNGKHILSLYSSNQKKSNVPPRSF; encoded by the coding sequence ATGGGACTTCATCACAGAAAACTCATAACATGTGAAGTCTTGTGTCATGATGATGTAGAGCCTTGTTCCACAGACTGTTATAGCGTCCTCCCTCCACCACCACCATCTAACAACTCCAAACACAAAACCACCACTTACTTGATCATAAGTTTTTCTATTGTAGCAgctattttcattgttttatgcTGCTATGCTATCTATGTCAAGTTTTTCTCCCACAGGAACAGTTCAAGAAGGAGAACCTTGTTAACAAGGCAACAAACGGAACATGGTTTTGCTGTTGATGAACAACATGATGATGGTTCTGTTGTTGACCACCCCATATGGTATATTCGAACTCCTGGTCTTCAACAAGCCGTTATTAATGCAATCACTGTTGTTAAGTTCAAGAAAGGTGAAGGCTTGATTGATGGGTCGGATTGTTCTGTTTGTTTGAGTGAGTTTGAAGAAGATGAGAATCTTAGACTTTTGCCTAAGTGTAACCATGCTTTTCATTTACCTTGTATTGATACTTGGCTTGGATCACACACTAGTTGTCCTATGTGTAGAGCTCCTATTGTTGTTGATCCTTTAAGGATTCCTTCTATGGAGCCTAATGTTTTTGTCGAAAGTTCTCGGATAGAAGATTCGGAAAATAACGGTGAACATGGAATTGGAATTGAAGATAgtgttgttgatgatgatcaATTGAGAaatggtgaagaagaagaagaagaagaagatgaagaggttGAGGAAAATGAGAGTTCAAGGTTAGAGATGGTAAATGTGCAGCCAAGAAGATCAGTTTCTTTTGATTCGTCTTCTGCTGCTAAGATCAATCTTGCTCTTTCCAATAAGCAAGAGGTAGGTGAAGTCAATGAACAAATTGTTTCAAAGAGGGTTGGTGGAAATGGCAATATGGGAAATATGCATAGTGCTCCTAGCTCAATGGATAGGTCAAGATCCTTCAATGGAAAACATATACTATCTTTGTATAGCAGCAACCAGAAGAAGTCAAATGTTCCACCTAGAAGCTTTTGA